One Manihot esculenta cultivar AM560-2 chromosome 18, M.esculenta_v8, whole genome shotgun sequence genomic window carries:
- the LOC110606047 gene encoding uncharacterized protein LOC110606047 codes for MRGREGSDIPSSFFLLSPLAVGEPTLQRKMEWWDKVIHPVQRVWKGVALRIGIRKRGLLKLHHDVRACEYEDVRVMWEMLKRNETENAKLSGKKKKRCLWDCFSWARCTPYFGHSC; via the exons ATGAGAGGAAGAGAGGGCAG TGATAttccttcttctttctttctcctctCTCCTCTTGCCGTGGGAGAACCTACTTTGCAGCGGAAGATGGAATGGTGGGATAAGGTGATCCATCCTGTGCAAAGAGTTTGGAAAGGTGTCGCTTTGCGTATTGGGATTCGCAAACGAG GGCTACTGAAGCTGCATCATGATGTCAGGGCTTGTGAATATGAGGATGTTCGTGTTATGTGGGAGATGCTGAAAAGAAACGAAACTGAAAATGCTAAGCTTtcagggaagaagaagaagagatgccTCTGGGATTGCTTTAGCTGGGCTAGGTGCACTCCATATTTTGGCCACAGCTGTTGA
- the LOC122722506 gene encoding 40S ribosomal protein S29-like → MGHSNVWNSHPKNYGPGSRTCRVCGNPHGLIRKYGLMCCRQCFRSNAKEIGFIKYR, encoded by the exons ATGGGTCATTCAAATGTCTGGAACTCACATCCGAAGAATTATGGCCCCGGCTCCCGGACATG CCGGGTTTGTGGAAACCCTCATGGTTTGATCAGGAAATATGGTCTGATGTGCTGCAGACAGTGCTTCCGCAGCAATGCCAAAGAAATTGGATTCATCAAG TATCGCTGA
- the LOC122722507 gene encoding 40S ribosomal protein S29-like, which translates to MGHSNVWNSHPKNYGPGSRTCRVCGNPHGLIRKYGLMCCRQCFRSNAKEIGFIKYR; encoded by the exons ATGGGTCATTCTAATGTCTGGAACTCACATCCGAAGAACTACGGTCCCGGCTCTCGTACTTG CCGGGTTTGTGGAAACCCTCATGGTTTGATCAGGAAATATGGCCTGATGTGCTGCAGACAGTGCTTCCGCAGCAATGCCAAGGAAATTGGATTCATTAAG TATCGCTGA
- the LOC110606387 gene encoding uncharacterized protein LOC110606387, with translation MKVSGLWVSYLVVGTALMFLNFSCATTTLSISDVVVTDRSSRVITPATNRKLKEIGDAGNLNLDDYHPIDPVPSSKASIKPGPIEHGTPLNPFIPKRPPPPSSPAPPNKVGNFN, from the exons ATGAAGGTTTCTGGGCTCTGGGTTTCGTACTTAGTGGTTGGGACAGCTTTAATGTTCCTTAACTTCTCTTGCGCTACAACCACCTTGTCAATTTCTG ATGTGGTCGTCACCGACAGAAGCAGTAGAGTGATAACGCCAGCAACAAACAGGAAGCTGAAG GAAATCGGTGATGCTGGCAACTTGAATCTAGATGATTACCATCCTATTGATCCTGTTCCAAGTTCAAAAGCTTCCATAAAACCAGGACCTATCGAGCATGGGACTCCTCTGAATCCATTTATTCCGAAGCGCCCTCCACCACCATCAAGTCCTGCTCCTCCCAACAAGGTCGGCAACTTTAACTAG